In Rhododendron vialii isolate Sample 1 chromosome 9a, ASM3025357v1, the following are encoded in one genomic region:
- the LOC131299551 gene encoding extensin-2-like, which yields MRVHGRDPSSRGRLWPQLLLALAVVVVSNNVVSADPYTYSSPPPPYEYKSPPPPYVYNSPPPPYVYKSPPPPSPSPPPPYEYKSPPPPSPPPPPPYVYKSPPPPSPSPHPPYVYKSPPPPSPSPPPPYEYKSPPPPSPSPPPPYVYKSPPPPSPSPPPPYVYKSPPSPPPPYIYKSPPPPSPSPPPPYIYKSPPPPSPSPPPPYGYKSPPPPSPSPPPPYVYKSPPPPSPSPLPPYIYKSPPPPPPYVYKSPPPPSPSPPPYYYKSPPPPHHSLVVKVVGKVYCYRCYNWSNPMKSHDKKHLKGAVVEVTCKAGEKEIVAYGTTKINGKYGIVIPGFDYGVYGSHACVAKLHSPPKDSPCNIPTDLHRGIKGAELKVKSKTDYEVVLSAKSFAYAPKTPYEECQKTKPSPPPYIYKSPPPPSPYPPPPYVYKSPPPPSPSPPPPYIHKSPPPPSPYPPPPYVYKSPPPPSPSPPPPYVYKSPPPPSPSPPPPYVYKSPPPPSYVYKSPPPPSPSPPPPYIYKSPPPPSPSPPPPYIYKSPPPPSPSPPPPYLYKSPPPPSPSPPPPYVYKSPPPPSPYPHPPYVYKSPPPPSPSPPPPYVYKSPPPPYVYKSPPPPSPSPPPPYVYKSPPPPSPSPPPPYVYKSPPPPSPSSPPPYVYKSPPPPSPSPPPPYVYQSPPPPLLSPPPPYVYKSPPPPSPSPPPPYIYKSPPPPSPSPPPPYVYKSPPPPSPSPPPPYVYKSPPPPSPSPPPPYVYKSPPPPSPSPPPPYVYQSPPPPSPSPPPPYIYKSPPPPPSPSPPPPYLYKSPPPPYVYKSPPPPSPSPPPPYVYNSPPPPSPSPPPPYYYTSPPPPMKSPPPPVYVYASPPPPY from the exons ATGAGAGTTCACGGCCGCGACCCCTCCAGCAGGGGTCGTCTCTGGCCGCAATTGCTACTGGCATTAGCCGTAGTTGTTGTTTCGAATAATGTAGTCTCGGCAGACCCTTATACCTACTCCTCCCCTCCtccaccatacgagtacaagtCACCGCCACCTCCTTATGTGTACAACTCTCCACCGCCTCCTTATGTATAcaaatcaccaccaccgccatcaCCTTCTCCCCCTCCACCATATGAGTACAAGTCACCGCCACCACCCtctccaccgccaccgccaccttATGTGTACAAGTCACCCCCACCACCTTCTCCATCTCCACATCCTCCTTATGTATACAAgtcaccaccaccgccatcaCCTTCTCCCCCACCACCATATGAGTACaagtcaccaccaccaccctctcCATCTCCACCTCCACCTTATGTGTACaagtcaccaccaccaccatcaccttcTCCTCCACCACCATACGTATACAAATCCCCACCATCGCCGCCACCACCTTACATTTACAAatcaccaccgccaccatctccatctccaccaccaccatacaTATATAAATCACCCCCGCCACCATCACCTTCTCCACCACCGCCATACGGGTACAAATCACCGCCGCCGCCATCACCGTCTCCACCACCCCCTTATGTGTacaaatcaccaccaccaccatcaccttcTCCTCTACCACCATACATATATAAATCCCCACCTCCGCCACCGCCTTATGTGTACAAATCACCACCGCCGCCATCACCATCCCCACCTCCCTATTActacaaatctccaccaccaccccaccACTCCTTGGTTGTTAAGGTGGTCGGAAAAGTCTACTGCTACAGATGCTATAACTGGAGCAACCCAATGAAGTCTCATGACAAGAAGCATCTTAAAG gtGCTGTCGTGGAGGTGACGTGTAAGGCCGGCGAGAAGGAAATAGTGGCATATggcacaaccaaaatcaatggCAAATACGGCATCGTTATTCCTGGGTTCGACTATGGCGTGTATGGATCCCACGCTTGTGTGGCCAAACTCCACAGCCCTCCGAAAGACTCTCCGTGCAACATCCCCACAGATCTCCACAGGGGCATCAAAGGTGCAGAGCTCAAAGTGAAGTCCAAGACTGATTATGAAGTTGTGCTCTCTGCCAAGTCTTTTGCTTATGCTCCCAAGACCCCTTACGAGGAGTGTCAAAAGACCAAGCCAAGTCCACCACCATATATCTACAagtctccaccaccaccatcaccgtACCCACCCCCACCTTACGTCTACAAGTCCCCCCCACCACCGTCTCCATCCCCTCCTCCGCCTTACATCCACAAgtctccaccgccaccatcaccatACCCTCCTCCACCTTATGTCTACAAatccccaccaccaccgtctCCATCCCCTCCTCCACCATACGTCTATAAATCTCCACCACCGCCTTCCCCTTCACCCCCTCCTCCATATGTTTACAAGTCACCACCGCCGCCAT cttatgtttacaaatctccaccaccaccgtcaccgTCTCCTCCACCACCTTATATCTACAagtctccaccaccaccatcaccgtcCCCTCCTCCACCTTACATCTACAAgtccccaccaccaccttcacCCTCTCCCCCTCCTCCCTATCTCTACAAGTCCCCACCACCGCCTTCACCATCCCCTCCTCCACCTTACGTCTACAAATCTCCGCCACCACCATCTCCATACCCTCATCCACCTTACGTCTATAagtccccaccaccaccatctccatCACCTCCTCCACCTTATGTCTATAAATCTCCACCACCGC CTTATGTCTACAAgtctccaccaccaccgtcacctTCCCCTCCACCACCTTACGTCTACAAATCCCCACCACCTCCTtccccttctcctcctcctccatatGTCTACAAgtccccaccaccaccttctCCGTCCTCTCCACCACCTTATGTTtacaaatctccaccaccaccgtccCCGTCCCCTCCACCACCTTACGTCTAccaatctccaccaccaccattactgTCTCCTCCTCCACCTTACGTCTACAagtctccaccaccaccatctccgTCCCCTCCTCcaccttacatctacaaatccccACCACCGCCTTCCCCCTCTCCCCCTCCTCCTTATGTCTACAAgtcccctccaccaccatctccATCCCCTCCTCCACCTTACGTCTACAAatccccaccaccaccttccCCCTCTCCCCCTCCTCCCTATGTATACAAGTCTCCACCACCCCCATCTCCGTCACCTCCACCACCTTATGTTTACCAGTCTCCACCGCCACCTTCCCCGTCCCCTCCTCCACCTTACATCTACAAGTCTCCACCACCGCCGCCTTCCCCCTCTCCCCCTCCTCCCTATCTCTACAAGTCCCCACCACCACCTTATGTCTACAAgtccccaccaccaccgtctCCCTCTCCTCCACCTCCGTATGTCTACAATTCTCCACCTcccccttctccttctcctccaccCCCGTACTACTACACATCACCTCCCCCGCCTATGAAGtcacctccaccaccagtcTATGTCTACGCTTCACCACCCCCTCCCTACTAA